A part of Melittangium boletus DSM 14713 genomic DNA contains:
- a CDS encoding MFS transporter — protein sequence MDASLSEAPSAARPGMARRVATGAVLLGLVVAAFEATVVTSAMPTLTRELGGQHLYSWVFSAYLFASTVGMLLFGKLADHLGRKPVFTLGMSLFLLGSILCGAAPSVPALIAFRVLQGLGAGALQPTTMTISADLYSLRERASIQGLFTAAWGGANVVGPLIGGWLVMHASWRWVFFVNVPVGLLSLVLLHLSFKDPVRPATRVDVVGPALVGLSLALLLFSLEDGAGAWRPLLALAAAGGLVAVVRQQRASPAPLIPLELLGDRTLLSGVFGGLLAGGLLYATTAFVPLWMTERGGHSPLMAGLALVPLLGGWAFGSTFGVRVFVRGGLRASAGGGFVLAFLGTVLFTLGVTRDWHVPALFASLGLLGMGLGPAASTSLVGPQTRAPWQHRGMVTSAVYASRMLGGSFTIALVSLLPGGFPARFAFLAVLAGMAALVLCTLAPGRVETEAVPARA from the coding sequence ATGGATGCGAGTCTTTCGGAAGCTCCCTCGGCCGCCCGGCCGGGGATGGCCCGGCGCGTGGCCACGGGCGCGGTGTTGCTGGGCCTCGTGGTCGCCGCCTTCGAGGCCACCGTCGTCACCAGCGCCATGCCCACCCTCACGCGCGAGCTGGGTGGACAGCACCTCTACTCGTGGGTCTTCTCCGCCTACCTCTTCGCCTCCACGGTCGGCATGCTCCTGTTCGGCAAGCTCGCCGATCACCTCGGGAGGAAGCCCGTCTTCACCCTGGGCATGAGCCTGTTCCTCCTCGGCTCCATCCTCTGTGGCGCCGCCCCGAGCGTGCCCGCCCTCATCGCCTTCCGCGTCCTGCAGGGGCTCGGTGCTGGGGCGCTCCAGCCCACCACCATGACCATCAGCGCGGACCTCTACTCCCTGCGTGAACGCGCTTCCATCCAGGGCCTCTTCACCGCCGCCTGGGGTGGCGCCAACGTCGTGGGTCCCCTCATCGGTGGCTGGCTCGTCATGCACGCCTCGTGGCGCTGGGTCTTCTTCGTCAACGTGCCCGTGGGTCTGCTCTCGCTGGTGCTCCTGCACCTGTCCTTCAAGGATCCCGTGCGGCCCGCGACCCGCGTGGATGTGGTGGGCCCCGCCCTGGTGGGTCTCTCGCTCGCCCTGCTCCTCTTCTCCCTGGAGGACGGCGCCGGGGCGTGGCGTCCGTTGCTCGCGCTCGCCGCGGCCGGGGGTCTGGTCGCCGTCGTGCGGCAGCAGCGCGCCTCCCCCGCCCCGCTCATTCCCCTGGAATTGCTGGGGGATCGCACCCTGCTCTCGGGCGTGTTCGGCGGTCTGCTCGCCGGAGGTCTGCTCTACGCCACCACCGCCTTCGTGCCCCTGTGGATGACCGAGCGCGGGGGCCACAGCCCGCTCATGGCGGGGCTCGCCCTGGTGCCCTTGCTCGGGGGATGGGCCTTTGGCTCCACCTTCGGCGTGCGCGTCTTCGTGCGCGGGGGACTCCGGGCGAGCGCCGGAGGGGGGTTCGTGCTCGCCTTCCTCGGCACCGTCCTGTTCACGCTCGGTGTCACCCGGGACTGGCACGTCCCCGCGCTCTTCGCGAGCCTCGGCTTGTTGGGGATGGGGCTCGGGCCGGCCGCGTCCACCTCGCTCGTGGGGCCCCAGACGCGTGCGCCCTGGCAGCACCGGGGCATGGTGACGAGCGCCGTCTATGCCTCGCGCATGCTCGGAGGGTCCTTCACCATCGCGTTGGTGAGCCTGCTGCCTGGCGGCTTTCCCGCCCGCTTCGCCTTCCTCGCCGTCCTGGCGGGCATGGCCGCGCTGGTGCTGTGCACGCTCGCCCCCGGCCGCGTCGAGACCGAGGCCGTGCCCGCTCGGGCATGA
- a CDS encoding alpha/beta hydrolase-fold protein: MNPTSRFARLSSLLLWAWMALTGCDPSTPSTPVEEQNYADVQFDVEVPPETPITATLYLRGEDPAFKGPAGRGLELIYQGGNTFTAKTRVLLQKQVSFSVWMTSPDAHVPLTLAGTPAEAGTHTAREAEEKVELVVERWGPPAGLTGPRTVFLVEVPATTSPDAEVWLSGNEPELGSWNGAGVKLHKAMNSLYATSLSFEAGTSLGFKATLGCWETVEKGAMGEELSDHAHTTGEGYERVSLTVESWAAAECPPPAPPPEPSITGLVKYHLVKPANEVLKERDVIVWLPPGYEEPENEARHYPVLYMHDGQNLMNVVTAFGHVEWNVDETAEALVAAGKVEPVIIVGIYNAGVDRLPEYTQTSTKDYPKAGRADVYGDFLVNELKPLIDRTYRTRPEGQYTGLAGSSLGGLVSMYLGMKYPDTFTRLGVISPSVWWDERDILERVAALAGPLPLRVWVDIGTDEGTHAEAETVQDAEDLHQALLDKGWSATDVSLKVYDGAQHNEAAWSQRFGEVLEFLYPAKR; the protein is encoded by the coding sequence ATGAACCCGACCTCGCGTTTTGCCCGACTGTCCTCCCTGCTGCTGTGGGCCTGGATGGCCCTGACCGGCTGCGATCCCTCGACCCCGTCCACCCCCGTGGAGGAGCAGAACTACGCCGACGTGCAGTTCGACGTGGAAGTCCCCCCCGAGACCCCCATCACCGCCACGCTCTACCTGCGGGGGGAGGATCCCGCCTTCAAGGGCCCCGCCGGACGAGGCCTGGAGCTCATCTACCAGGGAGGCAACACCTTCACGGCCAAGACGCGGGTGCTCCTACAGAAGCAGGTGTCCTTCTCCGTGTGGATGACGTCGCCCGACGCGCACGTGCCGCTCACCCTGGCGGGGACACCCGCGGAAGCGGGCACCCATACCGCCCGTGAGGCCGAGGAGAAGGTGGAGCTCGTCGTGGAGCGCTGGGGGCCGCCCGCGGGCCTCACCGGGCCGAGGACCGTCTTCCTCGTGGAGGTACCGGCCACCACCTCGCCCGACGCGGAGGTATGGTTGTCCGGAAATGAACCCGAACTGGGAAGTTGGAATGGCGCGGGCGTGAAGCTCCACAAGGCGATGAACAGCCTGTACGCGACATCCTTGTCGTTCGAGGCGGGGACGTCGCTCGGGTTCAAGGCGACGCTGGGTTGTTGGGAGACGGTGGAGAAGGGTGCGATGGGTGAAGAGCTGAGCGATCACGCGCATACGACGGGAGAGGGCTACGAGCGCGTCTCCTTGACGGTGGAGTCCTGGGCCGCAGCGGAGTGTCCGCCGCCCGCGCCGCCTCCCGAGCCATCGATCACGGGCCTGGTGAAGTACCACCTGGTGAAGCCGGCCAACGAGGTGCTCAAGGAGCGCGACGTCATCGTCTGGCTGCCGCCGGGCTACGAGGAGCCGGAGAACGAAGCGCGCCACTACCCCGTGCTGTACATGCACGACGGGCAGAACCTGATGAACGTGGTCACGGCGTTCGGCCACGTGGAATGGAACGTGGATGAGACGGCCGAGGCGCTCGTGGCGGCGGGCAAGGTGGAGCCGGTCATCATCGTGGGCATCTACAACGCCGGGGTGGACCGCCTGCCCGAGTACACCCAGACGTCCACGAAGGACTATCCGAAGGCGGGCCGCGCGGACGTGTATGGCGACTTCCTCGTGAACGAGCTCAAGCCGCTCATCGACCGCACGTACCGCACCCGGCCCGAGGGCCAGTACACGGGCCTCGCGGGCTCGTCGCTGGGCGGGCTCGTGTCGATGTACCTGGGGATGAAGTACCCGGACACCTTCACCCGGCTGGGGGTGATTTCGCCCTCGGTGTGGTGGGACGAGCGGGACATCCTCGAGCGCGTGGCGGCGCTGGCGGGACCGCTGCCCCTGCGCGTCTGGGTGGACATCGGCACGGACGAGGGTACCCACGCGGAGGCGGAGACGGTCCAGGACGCGGAGGATCTGCACCAGGCGCTGCTGGACAAGGGCTGGTCCGCCACGGACGTGAGCCTCAAGGTGTATGACGGCGCGCAGCACAACGAGGCGGCCTGGTCCCAGCGCTTCGGCGAGGTGCTCGAGTTCCTCTACCCGGCCAAGCGCTGA
- a CDS encoding metallophosphoesterase family protein, protein MKSLFSSRSVVALLVSGCLTACQKHPQETPGKPPEGDPPVTMPQVVLAAGDIGNCNSEGDEATAALLDGLPGTILTLGDNAYPTGSAEAFARCYEPTWGRHKARTRPVPGNHEYLEPEAGPYFDYFGEAAGERGKGYYSYELGTWHVVALNTELTGAASVEQQRWLREDLKAHPTRCTLAYMHRPLFTSMAVRNNVFVRPLWEALAEAGAEVVLAGHDHFYERFAPQTPFGEMDAEKGLREFVVGTGGTFFYPLEPAPASSVMRLGDKHGVLKLTLEETGYTWEFLQVDGGVGDQGRGECH, encoded by the coding sequence ATGAAAAGCCTGTTCTCGAGCCGCTCCGTGGTGGCCCTGCTCGTGTCGGGGTGCCTCACGGCCTGTCAGAAACACCCCCAGGAGACACCGGGGAAGCCGCCAGAGGGAGATCCGCCGGTCACGATGCCCCAGGTGGTGCTGGCGGCCGGAGACATCGGCAATTGCAACTCAGAGGGAGACGAGGCCACGGCGGCGCTGTTGGATGGACTGCCGGGGACGATCCTCACCTTGGGAGACAACGCCTACCCGACGGGCTCGGCGGAAGCCTTCGCGCGCTGCTACGAGCCCACGTGGGGCCGGCACAAGGCGCGCACGCGTCCGGTGCCGGGCAACCATGAGTATCTGGAACCGGAAGCGGGCCCCTATTTCGACTACTTCGGCGAGGCGGCGGGGGAGCGGGGCAAGGGCTATTACAGCTATGAATTGGGCACCTGGCACGTGGTGGCGCTCAACACCGAGCTGACGGGAGCGGCCTCCGTCGAGCAACAGCGCTGGTTGCGTGAGGATTTGAAGGCGCACCCGACGCGCTGCACGCTGGCCTACATGCACCGGCCGCTCTTCACGTCGATGGCGGTGAGGAACAACGTCTTCGTGAGACCGCTCTGGGAGGCATTGGCCGAGGCGGGCGCGGAGGTGGTGCTCGCGGGGCATGATCACTTCTACGAGCGCTTCGCGCCGCAGACGCCCTTTGGAGAGATGGATGCCGAGAAGGGGTTGCGCGAGTTCGTGGTGGGCACGGGAGGCACGTTCTTCTATCCGCTGGAGCCCGCCCCCGCGAGCAGCGTGATGCGGCTCGGAGACAAACACGGCGTGCTGAAACTCACGCTGGAGGAGACTGGCTATACCTGGGAATTCCTCCAGGTGGATGGAGGCGTGGGAGACCAGGGCCGCGGCGAGTGCCATTAA
- a CDS encoding acyl-CoA thioesterase, whose product MTDTLEQTPFATATTWKALGEGRYAGNIHPRWFQGRGSYGGLLGGVLLRSMMRELNEPARSPRSFTVHFCGPVSEADALITVRLERGGRQVSHLSARLEQDGKVACLATATFALPRDTSLVFTDARSPEAPPPGDIPSIPNEFLPAFGAHFDYRWFQGLPFSGSTESRMAGWIRPRQPEPIDAPLMVGLLDAFPSAAFARVDGFCNGATMDYTAHFYAPLPLVAAPDAFFLRTSHARHAADGYADDLAEVWDERGQLLAQLRQMAAIFPPSR is encoded by the coding sequence ATGACCGACACCCTTGAGCAGACGCCCTTCGCCACCGCCACCACCTGGAAAGCGCTCGGAGAGGGGCGTTACGCGGGAAATATCCACCCCCGGTGGTTCCAGGGACGGGGCTCCTATGGCGGACTGCTCGGTGGGGTCCTGCTGCGCTCGATGATGCGCGAACTCAACGAGCCCGCCCGCTCCCCCCGCTCCTTCACCGTGCACTTTTGCGGACCCGTGAGCGAGGCCGATGCCCTCATCACCGTGCGCCTGGAGCGTGGTGGACGTCAGGTGTCCCATCTGTCCGCGCGCCTGGAGCAGGACGGGAAGGTGGCGTGCCTCGCGACGGCCACGTTCGCCCTGCCTCGCGACACGTCACTCGTCTTCACGGACGCGCGTTCGCCCGAGGCCCCGCCTCCCGGCGACATCCCTTCCATCCCCAACGAGTTCCTGCCCGCGTTCGGTGCCCATTTCGACTACCGCTGGTTCCAGGGATTGCCCTTCTCCGGCTCCACCGAGTCCCGCATGGCTGGGTGGATCCGCCCGCGCCAGCCCGAGCCCATCGACGCGCCCCTCATGGTGGGGCTCCTGGATGCCTTTCCCTCCGCGGCGTTCGCCCGCGTGGATGGCTTCTGCAATGGCGCCACCATGGACTACACGGCGCACTTCTACGCGCCGCTGCCGCTCGTGGCCGCTCCGGACGCCTTCTTCCTGCGCACGAGCCACGCCCGCCACGCGGCGGACGGCTACGCGGATGACCTCGCGGAAGTGTGGGACGAGCGGGGCCAACTGCTCGCTCAGCTCCGGCAGATGGCCGCTATTTTCCCTCCTTCCCGGTGA
- a CDS encoding LysR family transcriptional regulator has translation MNTEQLQAFVRVAREGRLTVAARQLGVSQSGLTRQLQALEGELGVRLLVRTPGGAVLTEAGERFLPHARRALDALAVGTAQLGELTTTPGGAVSLGTLRTVSAYLLPELARGFKHRYPEVLLKLSEGMHDALEARVADGELDMCIVSLPLRRVELVEQKLWEEEFVLAVPKGHRLSRLGRPVALTEAVEETWVVMPGMTGTSALEVASETRGIQPRISVEMDSAEGMRRMVEQGLGVALLPALMARDHAARGFEVVSLSKGGPRRQVALVHRGEEYLTAAARALKLFIIDTLRRSGTQSQTGPR, from the coding sequence ATGAATACGGAACAACTCCAAGCATTCGTCCGGGTGGCCCGGGAAGGGCGGCTCACGGTGGCCGCGCGGCAACTCGGGGTGTCCCAATCCGGACTGACCCGTCAGCTCCAGGCCCTGGAGGGAGAGTTGGGGGTGCGCCTGCTCGTCCGGACGCCGGGAGGCGCGGTGCTGACGGAGGCGGGAGAGCGCTTCCTGCCGCATGCGCGGCGGGCGCTAGACGCGCTGGCGGTGGGGACAGCGCAGCTGGGCGAGCTGACGACGACGCCGGGAGGCGCGGTCTCGCTCGGGACACTGCGGACGGTGAGCGCGTACCTGCTGCCGGAACTGGCCCGGGGATTCAAGCATCGCTATCCGGAAGTGCTGTTGAAGCTGAGCGAGGGCATGCATGACGCGCTCGAGGCGCGAGTGGCGGATGGCGAGCTGGACATGTGCATCGTGAGCCTGCCGCTGCGGCGGGTGGAGTTGGTGGAGCAGAAGCTGTGGGAGGAGGAGTTCGTGCTGGCCGTGCCCAAGGGCCACCGGTTGTCGCGACTTGGGCGGCCGGTGGCGTTGACGGAGGCGGTGGAGGAGACCTGGGTGGTGATGCCCGGAATGACAGGCACCTCGGCGCTGGAAGTGGCGAGCGAGACGCGAGGCATCCAACCCCGGATCTCGGTGGAGATGGACAGCGCGGAAGGAATGCGGCGGATGGTGGAACAGGGATTGGGAGTGGCGCTGCTGCCCGCGTTGATGGCGAGGGATCACGCCGCGCGAGGCTTTGAAGTGGTGTCCTTGAGCAAGGGAGGACCCCGGCGCCAGGTGGCGCTCGTGCATCGAGGAGAGGAATACCTCACCGCGGCGGCCAGGGCGCTCAAGCTGTTCATCATCGACACGCTGCGCCGCTCCGGGACTCAGTCCCAAACGGGTCCTCGGTGA
- a CDS encoding MFS transporter codes for MPALQLSRFSSLRAFGHRDFVHVWSGALVSNIGTWMETLALGVFVTTVTGRAEATGGIAALTFLPGVLLSPVSGALADRFDRRTFVAMGMLAQAVLAALLTLMAFTGRLTVPAVAVLSFLNGCASSLVNPAFAALISRSVPPEDLHSAFSLNSAQFNLGRIIGPALGAAVLATHGITWTLAVNSLSFVAVLWALWRVRPQPPSARERREPLWTGLVRGARVAREDPTLGMTLLATLAVSALVSPFIGLVPVFAIRVFHEGAAATSLLVGSQGMGAVMAAVLVGPLVARLGRRRLLEACLVFIGPMAAVYWMAPTLHTAALALVGLGALYMGTLTSLNTACQLRVPAELQGRMSGIYSMMIAVGYAAGVWMQGALADRVGVRLITAGCALFFLALVLTQRLLRPEAFAATEAPRAPELVAAPAASPHLDGGEF; via the coding sequence GTGCCCGCCCTTCAATTGTCTCGCTTCTCTTCGCTCCGGGCCTTCGGGCATCGGGATTTCGTCCATGTCTGGTCTGGAGCGCTGGTTTCCAACATTGGCACCTGGATGGAGACACTCGCCCTGGGTGTCTTCGTCACCACGGTGACGGGCCGCGCCGAGGCCACCGGTGGCATCGCCGCGCTCACGTTCCTGCCCGGAGTCCTGCTGTCGCCCGTGAGTGGCGCGCTCGCGGATCGCTTCGACCGGCGCACCTTCGTGGCCATGGGCATGCTCGCGCAGGCGGTGCTCGCCGCCCTCCTCACGCTGATGGCCTTCACCGGCCGGCTCACGGTGCCCGCGGTGGCGGTGCTGTCGTTCCTCAACGGGTGCGCGAGCAGTCTCGTCAACCCGGCCTTCGCCGCGCTCATCTCGCGCTCGGTGCCGCCCGAGGATCTGCACAGCGCCTTCAGCCTCAACTCGGCGCAGTTCAACCTGGGGCGCATCATCGGTCCAGCGCTTGGGGCGGCGGTGCTCGCCACCCATGGCATCACCTGGACGCTGGCCGTCAATTCCCTGTCCTTCGTGGCGGTGCTGTGGGCGCTCTGGCGGGTGCGGCCCCAGCCCCCCTCGGCCCGTGAGCGGCGCGAGCCCCTGTGGACCGGGCTCGTGCGCGGGGCCCGGGTGGCACGCGAGGATCCCACCCTGGGGATGACCCTCCTGGCCACGCTGGCCGTGTCGGCGCTCGTGTCGCCCTTCATCGGCCTGGTGCCGGTGTTCGCCATCCGCGTCTTCCACGAGGGCGCGGCCGCCACGTCCCTGCTGGTGGGCTCCCAGGGCATGGGCGCGGTGATGGCGGCGGTGCTGGTCGGCCCGTTGGTGGCGCGGCTCGGGCGCCGGAGGCTGCTCGAGGCGTGCCTGGTCTTCATCGGCCCCATGGCGGCCGTGTACTGGATGGCGCCGACCCTGCACACCGCCGCGCTCGCGCTCGTGGGTCTGGGTGCGCTCTACATGGGCACGCTCACCAGCCTCAACACCGCGTGCCAGCTGCGCGTACCGGCCGAGTTGCAGGGCCGCATGAGTGGCATCTACAGCATGATGATCGCCGTGGGGTACGCGGCCGGGGTGTGGATGCAGGGCGCGCTCGCGGACCGGGTGGGGGTGCGCCTCATCACCGCCGGGTGCGCGCTCTTCTTCCTCGCGCTCGTGCTCACCCAGCGTCTCCTGCGCCCCGAGGCCTTCGCGGCCACCGAGGCCCCCCGTGCGCCCGAGCTCGTGGCGGCGCCCGCGGCCTCGCCGCACCTGGACGGGGGCGAGTTCTGA
- a CDS encoding hybrid sensor histidine kinase/response regulator yields the protein MEHQRNVGFVVSGESTLAPLPPNEAARLEALWGYEVDPAPEVSFDELTRLATRLSGTPIAFIALMEREHLWFKSRQGLELRATARDMSFCAHTVFLGRTLVVPDTAADVRFRFNPFVAGLRFYAGVPLVNPEGFVLGTLCVLDTVPRVLTLEQIHGLEILARQVMHQLEARRTSRAHARLSEALRASQERFDILQHALNEAVWEWNPETGRVSCGPRLAALLGETFGSMGGGGKEWFGRIHPEDQERVERGFRAALDGDARLWTDEYRVQRSNGTWTRVVNRGVFVRDADGRLMRVVGAVEDRTEREELRARLALSDRMASVGTLAAGVAHELNNPLAYVLANLDFAREELRTALEPGSGVEPIAQALEEAREGAERMRLIVRDLKLFSRKDDERLEWVEVHRALDSAAAMAWNEIRHRARLVKDYQPLPAVYANEARLGQVFLNLIVNAAHAIAEGAAERNEIRLSTRVDAAGRVVVEVRDTGGGIPEELRPRILEPFFTTKPLGVGTGLGLPICQDLLTRLGGALEFESEEGVGTVFRVVLAAPERPQREEKGVSASKAPVRRRGHLLVVDDEPMVLAALQRTLNQEHDVTVFTRAEAALAWLEQGLPWDLLLCDVMMPEMTGIELYEVLAKRMPERVGHVVFVTGGAFTERAREFLGRVDPPRLEKPFDFQALRGMLEARLQMD from the coding sequence ATGGAACACCAGCGGAACGTGGGTTTCGTCGTGTCTGGCGAGTCGACTCTGGCTCCCCTGCCCCCCAACGAGGCGGCGCGGCTCGAGGCGCTGTGGGGCTATGAGGTCGACCCGGCTCCCGAGGTGTCTTTCGATGAACTCACCCGCCTGGCGACACGGCTGTCCGGCACGCCCATCGCGTTCATCGCGTTGATGGAGCGCGAGCACCTTTGGTTCAAGTCCCGTCAGGGCCTGGAACTGAGGGCGACGGCGCGCGACATGTCCTTCTGCGCCCATACCGTCTTCCTGGGCCGCACGCTCGTGGTGCCGGATACCGCCGCCGACGTGCGCTTCCGCTTCAACCCGTTCGTCGCCGGTCTGCGCTTCTACGCGGGAGTGCCCCTCGTCAACCCGGAGGGCTTCGTGCTCGGCACCTTGTGTGTCCTCGACACCGTGCCCCGGGTGCTCACCCTGGAGCAGATTCACGGCCTGGAGATCCTCGCGCGGCAGGTGATGCACCAGTTGGAAGCGCGGCGCACGAGCCGCGCGCACGCCCGGCTGTCCGAGGCCCTGCGCGCGAGCCAGGAGCGGTTCGACATCCTCCAGCACGCCCTGAACGAGGCTGTCTGGGAATGGAATCCGGAGACGGGGCGGGTGTCGTGTGGCCCGCGGCTCGCGGCGCTGCTCGGTGAGACATTCGGATCGATGGGGGGCGGAGGGAAGGAGTGGTTCGGACGCATCCACCCGGAGGATCAGGAGCGCGTGGAGCGGGGTTTTCGCGCCGCGCTGGACGGGGACGCCCGGCTCTGGACGGACGAGTACCGCGTCCAGCGCTCCAATGGGACGTGGACGCGGGTGGTCAACCGGGGGGTCTTCGTGCGGGACGCGGACGGGCGGCTGATGCGCGTCGTGGGGGCGGTGGAGGATCGCACCGAGCGCGAGGAGCTCCGCGCGCGGCTGGCGTTGTCGGACCGCATGGCCTCGGTGGGCACGCTGGCGGCCGGGGTGGCGCATGAACTCAACAACCCGCTCGCCTACGTCCTCGCCAACCTGGACTTCGCGCGCGAGGAGCTGCGGACGGCCCTGGAGCCGGGGTCCGGGGTGGAGCCGATCGCCCAGGCGCTCGAAGAGGCCCGGGAGGGCGCCGAGCGCATGCGGCTCATCGTCCGGGACTTGAAGCTGTTCAGCCGCAAGGATGATGAGCGGTTGGAATGGGTGGAGGTGCACCGGGCACTGGACTCGGCGGCGGCCATGGCGTGGAACGAGATCCGCCACCGGGCGCGGCTGGTGAAGGACTACCAACCCCTGCCGGCCGTGTACGCGAACGAGGCCCGGCTCGGGCAGGTGTTCCTCAACCTGATCGTCAACGCGGCGCACGCCATCGCGGAGGGCGCGGCCGAGCGCAATGAAATCCGTCTGTCCACGCGCGTGGACGCCGCGGGCCGGGTTGTCGTCGAGGTGCGGGACACGGGCGGGGGGATTCCCGAGGAGCTGCGCCCGCGCATCCTCGAGCCCTTCTTCACCACCAAGCCCCTGGGAGTGGGGACGGGGCTGGGGCTGCCCATCTGCCAGGACCTCCTCACGCGCCTCGGAGGCGCGCTGGAGTTCGAGAGCGAGGAAGGGGTGGGCACGGTGTTCCGGGTGGTGCTCGCGGCGCCGGAGCGGCCCCAGCGCGAGGAGAAAGGAGTGAGCGCGAGCAAGGCTCCGGTGCGGAGGCGGGGCCACCTGCTGGTGGTGGACGACGAGCCGATGGTGCTCGCGGCGCTCCAGCGCACACTGAACCAGGAGCACGACGTGACTGTCTTTACCCGGGCGGAGGCGGCGCTGGCCTGGTTGGAGCAGGGATTGCCGTGGGATTTGCTGCTGTGTGACGTGATGATGCCGGAGATGACGGGGATCGAACTCTACGAGGTGCTCGCGAAGCGGATGCCCGAGCGGGTGGGGCATGTCGTCTTCGTCACCGGGGGGGCGTTCACGGAGCGGGCGCGGGAATTCCTCGGCCGGGTGGACCCGCCGCGCCTGGAGAAACCCTTCGATTTCCAGGCGCTGCGCGGAATGTTGGAGGCCCGGCTTCAGATGGACTGA
- a CDS encoding CapA family protein codes for MRSRFLVLSVFALASLGGCATPRASAPAEPPAAPQPPPPAPPVSEVPPPPAVPEAPPEPPVPPAPPPAEEPALVSSAAEVDALYAQGVEALKAKDAAGAVTAFSACTRSAPARVDCHWELGWAYSLLNRWPDALAEWTTVQKLDPRLPELEDALTQARGQSALQRQLAQGEKPAAPRPPPPPDARLRIRAVGDVMLGTSFPEGLLPPDDGAASLASVAPLLRDADLTFINLEGPLCDNGETQKCRKGGNCYAFRSPTRYGAYLKDAGVDLASTANNHSGDFGELCRRETESTLDALGIAWSGPAGTVATVERNGLRVAMVAFHTSPNCNHVNNHATAAAFIRSVKHEHDLVLVSFHGGAEGGKALNIPQGTEMFYGENRGDLRAFTHAVIDAGADLVIGHGPHVVRALEFYKDKLILYSLGNFATYGSFNLKGPQGLGMIADVELDGRGRFIAGRLLPTRQEGRGIPQPDARAEVIALVRRLTAEDFPTSGARVSPEGVISPPKASASRAER; via the coding sequence ATGCGCTCTCGTTTCCTCGTGCTTTCCGTGTTCGCGCTCGCCTCGCTCGGAGGTTGCGCCACCCCGCGTGCCTCCGCTCCCGCCGAGCCTCCCGCAGCTCCCCAGCCGCCGCCTCCCGCGCCGCCGGTGAGCGAAGTCCCTCCTCCTCCCGCCGTCCCCGAGGCGCCTCCCGAGCCTCCGGTTCCCCCCGCGCCGCCCCCCGCCGAGGAGCCCGCCCTGGTCTCCTCCGCCGCCGAGGTGGACGCGCTCTACGCCCAGGGCGTCGAGGCGCTCAAGGCCAAGGACGCCGCGGGCGCCGTCACCGCCTTCTCCGCCTGCACCCGCTCGGCTCCCGCCCGTGTGGACTGCCACTGGGAGCTCGGCTGGGCGTACTCGCTCCTCAACCGCTGGCCCGACGCGCTCGCCGAGTGGACCACCGTGCAGAAGCTGGATCCGCGCCTGCCGGAACTCGAGGACGCCCTCACCCAGGCTCGGGGCCAGTCCGCGCTCCAGCGCCAGCTCGCCCAGGGCGAGAAGCCCGCCGCTCCCCGTCCCCCGCCCCCGCCCGATGCCCGGCTGCGCATCCGCGCCGTGGGAGACGTGATGCTCGGCACCTCCTTCCCCGAGGGCCTGCTGCCCCCCGATGACGGCGCCGCGAGCCTCGCCTCCGTCGCCCCGCTGCTGCGCGACGCGGACCTCACCTTCATCAACCTGGAGGGCCCCCTGTGCGACAACGGCGAGACGCAGAAGTGCCGCAAGGGAGGCAACTGCTACGCCTTCCGCTCCCCCACGCGCTATGGCGCGTACCTCAAGGACGCGGGCGTGGACCTGGCCTCCACCGCCAACAACCACTCGGGTGACTTCGGCGAGCTGTGCCGTCGCGAGACCGAGAGCACCCTGGACGCGCTCGGCATCGCCTGGAGCGGCCCCGCGGGCACCGTGGCCACCGTGGAGCGCAACGGCCTGCGCGTGGCCATGGTCGCCTTCCACACCTCGCCCAACTGCAACCACGTCAACAACCACGCCACCGCCGCCGCCTTCATCCGCTCCGTCAAGCACGAGCATGACCTGGTGCTCGTGTCCTTCCACGGCGGCGCCGAGGGCGGCAAGGCGCTCAACATCCCCCAGGGCACGGAGATGTTCTACGGCGAGAACCGGGGCGACCTGCGCGCCTTCACCCACGCCGTCATCGACGCGGGCGCGGACCTGGTCATCGGCCACGGCCCCCACGTGGTGCGCGCGCTCGAGTTCTACAAGGACAAGCTCATCCTCTACTCCCTGGGCAACTTCGCCACCTACGGCTCCTTCAACCTCAAGGGCCCCCAGGGGCTGGGGATGATCGCCGACGTGGAGCTCGACGGCCGGGGGCGCTTCATCGCCGGACGGCTGCTGCCCACGCGCCAGGAGGGCCGCGGCATCCCCCAGCCGGATGCCCGCGCCGAGGTGATTGCGCTCGTGCGCCGCCTCACCGCCGAGGACTTCCCCACCTCCGGCGCCCGCGTCAGCCCCGAGGGCGTCATCTCCCCGCCCAAGGCCTCCGCCTCCCGCGCCGAGCGCTAG